Sequence from the Fodinibius salicampi genome:
CAGCATTCGTATGGACCTTCGGAGTCAGTTATGTGTTGTTCAGTATTATTGATGCTACTGTGGGGCTTAGAGTCAATGGTCAACTCGAAGCGAAAGGACTTGACCTCCACGAACATGACAACCGAGCTTATCCGGAGTTCGTAGGTACGGATGAGTTTATCCCGGGAGAAGTATAACGATGCATATCCTCTCCTATTTTTTCACTAAATAAAATGGCTGACGGGAGCACTTTAGCGGGTTCTACCCGTCAGCCCAAAACAATGCCTAAACAATTCAAAAGAACCGCCTAAACACTAAAGAAATATTATGACAAATTTTACGAAGATCAATACGATAAAATACTTCTTAACCGCACTTTCAATTCTGTTCGTAGCCACAGGCTTTCAAACGGTTAAAGCCCAGGATGATGGGGAAGTGAATGTAAGTACTGGGGTCGATATATACAGCACCTATGTATGGCGTGGTGTCGCTTACGCCGGCCCTTCTTTACAACCATATGTTGAACTTGGCGCTGGTGGATTTACACTGGGAGCCTGGGGATCTCAGGGAATTGATGGCCTTATAACTTCCGGGACGGCAAGTAATGGCTTTCAGGAAATGGATCTCTATACTGCATACAGCTTCGACTTTGGACTGAGTCTGGGAGTTACGGACTATTATTATCCCGGGACGCTTTTTTTCGAGGAAGACAGCCATGCCTTTGAGTTAAACGGCGGATATACGGTTGGAGATCTCTCCCTGTCGGCCAATTATATTTTTGCAGGCGGAGGTTCGGTCGGGGACGATGTTTACTTCCAGTTGGGATATGACGTTGGTCAGGCCAATCTGTTTATTGGAGGCGGCGATGGATGGCATTCCACTGATACTGAATTCACTATTGTGAATATTGGTATCGGCACAAGTAAAGAGATAGAAATTACCGACAGCTTTTCACTTCCGGTGAGCGGAGCAGTTATATTAAATCCTGATACGGAACAATTTTATATAACGGCGGGAATTTCTTTATAAAGAACTACCAATCCCTACTGGTCCTTATCTATCCCTACGTTAGTGGACCTGAAAGCATCCGTCATGAATAATGGCGGATGCTTTTTTTATGGAAGGTACAGAATTTTATTTCTCAGGAGTTAATACAGCTTCAGAAAAAGTATTTTTGCTAAAGAACTCCCGGGCAAACTTTTGCACTTCATCTGCCTGCACTTCGTCAATATTTTCTACCAGCTCGTCAAGCGTAATGTAACGGTTGAAATAGATCTCACTTTTAGCCAATCGCGACATACGGTTGCTCATACTTTCCAAAGATAGCATAAGCTTTCCTTTAAGCTGAGATTTTGCCTCTTCCAGTTCTTGTTCAGGTATGGGCTCCTCAATCAGCTGGTCCAACTCCCGGTTGATAAGCTCCCGTACGTGATCTAGATACTCTTCGTCTGTACCTACATAAATACCATAGAGTCCGGTATCGGTATAGGACTGGTTAAAGGAAGTAATGGTATAGCAATATCCGTATTTCTCACGCACATTCTGATGAAGGCGTGAGCTCATTCCGCCTCCCAATACCGTATTGGCCAGCAGCAAACGATACTTATCGTCATGATCGTAATGCAAGCCGCGGCGTCCGGTGATAAGATGTGTTTGTTCAATGGGTTTGGTCAACTTAAGCTTCTCTACCTGGTATTCCGGCAGTGTCTGGTCCAATTCCTTAAGTTCTTTATTTTCAATATCTCCAAAGACCCTGTCAACC
This genomic interval carries:
- a CDS encoding TorF family putative porin, encoding MTNFTKINTIKYFLTALSILFVATGFQTVKAQDDGEVNVSTGVDIYSTYVWRGVAYAGPSLQPYVELGAGGFTLGAWGSQGIDGLITSGTASNGFQEMDLYTAYSFDFGLSLGVTDYYYPGTLFFEEDSHAFELNGGYTVGDLSLSANYIFAGGGSVGDDVYFQLGYDVGQANLFIGGGDGWHSTDTEFTIVNIGIGTSKEIEITDSFSLPVSGAVILNPDTEQFYITAGISL
- a CDS encoding M16 family metallopeptidase; amino-acid sequence: MDNEKQEQLNSVKKTILDNGLKIVTERVPSVKSVSVGIWAKTGSRNESQNLSGVTHFLEHMLFKGTETRSSYDIAMSMESVGGYLNAFTSSEYTCYYSRCLNTQLDKALDVLSDMVLHPSFPEEEIQKEKKVVIEEMKMYRDSPNDYLFEKFGAKIFEGHPLGRPTLGYEETVSSFSRDNLYEYMEGRYQPLNLLVAVAGNVEHEEVVELVDRVFGDIENKELKELDQTLPEYQVEKLKLTKPIEQTHLITGRRGLHYDHDDKYRLLLANTVLGGGMSSRLHQNVREKYGYCYTITSFNQSYTDTGLYGIYVGTDEEYLDHVRELINRELDQLIEEPIPEQELEEAKSQLKGKLMLSLESMSNRMSRLAKSEIYFNRYITLDELVENIDEVQADEVQKFAREFFSKNTFSEAVLTPEK